The Fibrobacter sp. UWB5 genome has a window encoding:
- a CDS encoding SpoVG family protein, whose protein sequence is MATKNKMPEKETEASSAFDCLAVTNVQVYPFQEGPSMGHTKGIASIVLNDQFMIRGLRVMDGENGLFVGYPIDPFFKGESFRSICNPVTRQLREHIENCILEKYQAAIV, encoded by the coding sequence ATGGCTACCAAAAACAAAATGCCCGAAAAAGAAACCGAGGCAAGTTCCGCATTCGACTGCCTCGCCGTGACCAATGTACAAGTCTACCCTTTCCAGGAAGGCCCTTCCATGGGACACACCAAGGGAATCGCGTCGATCGTGCTGAATGACCAGTTCATGATTCGCGGCCTCCGCGTGATGGATGGCGAAAATGGGCTTTTCGTGGGCTACCCCATCGACCCGTTCTTCAAGGGCGAATCGTTCCGCTCTATTTGCAATCCGGTGACGCGCCAGCTCCGCGAGCACATCGAAAATTGCATCCTTGAAAAGTACCAGGCCGCCATCGTATAG
- a CDS encoding maltotransferase domain-containing protein, with protein sequence MATIPTRKDNLVIENIRPQIEGGRFMLKREPGDTVTLTADIFRHSHEKYDAAIFYRHDSKKKWEKAPMHFVDNDQWEGSFTVNNIGYYEYKICAWTIEPKDEPTESPVMKLRVDPSYARIGTWYEMWPKSQGTDPKKSATWKDCENQLDYIAGLGFDTVYLVPIHPIGVTNRKGANNALHAKVDKKGKPLEPGCPYAVGNKNGGHYDVDPELGSMKDFEHFAKAARKKGLRLALDIALNCSPDHPYVKSHPEWFYHEPDGSIKFAENPPKKYEDIYPFDYYNKNYKALWQEIENIILFWADKGIEIFRIDNPHTKPFPFWEWLIADVKEKRPELVFLAEAFTRPKMMHRLAKSGFDMSYTYFAWRSAKWEFEQYLKELTQSDAKEYMRGIFFPTTPDIFPKYLAYKGPNAFKQRYFLAGTLSSLTGMYNGYELCENIPSPIKEELQDSEKYQYKVHNWTGPGIQDFVRRVNTARQEHIALQEYDNLDFHYCSNDQLMVYSKKAGEDVILCVCNMDMDNVQEGMVELDMGKLGLNQDAFYFLKDLITDESFVWRGNKNYVKLDPAKAPGHLLVLKKI encoded by the coding sequence CCGTTACGCTTACCGCGGACATTTTCCGCCACAGCCACGAAAAGTATGATGCGGCGATTTTCTACCGCCACGATTCCAAGAAGAAATGGGAAAAGGCTCCCATGCACTTTGTCGATAACGACCAGTGGGAAGGTTCCTTCACGGTCAACAATATCGGCTACTACGAATACAAGATTTGCGCCTGGACCATCGAGCCCAAGGACGAACCGACCGAAAGCCCCGTAATGAAGCTCCGCGTGGATCCCTCTTACGCCCGCATTGGTACCTGGTACGAAATGTGGCCGAAGAGCCAGGGCACCGACCCGAAGAAGAGCGCCACCTGGAAGGATTGCGAAAACCAGCTCGACTACATTGCCGGCCTCGGCTTCGATACCGTTTACCTGGTACCGATTCACCCGATCGGTGTCACGAACCGCAAGGGAGCAAACAACGCCTTGCATGCCAAGGTCGACAAGAAGGGGAAGCCCTTGGAACCGGGTTGTCCGTATGCCGTAGGTAACAAGAACGGCGGCCACTATGACGTGGATCCCGAACTTGGTTCCATGAAGGATTTCGAACACTTCGCCAAGGCTGCCCGCAAGAAGGGTCTCCGCCTCGCTCTCGATATCGCGCTGAACTGCAGCCCCGACCACCCGTACGTGAAGAGCCACCCGGAATGGTTCTACCACGAACCGGATGGCAGCATCAAGTTCGCCGAAAACCCGCCCAAGAAGTACGAAGACATTTACCCCTTCGACTACTACAACAAGAACTACAAGGCCCTGTGGCAGGAAATCGAAAACATTATCCTGTTCTGGGCCGACAAGGGCATCGAAATTTTCCGTATCGACAACCCGCACACCAAGCCCTTCCCGTTCTGGGAATGGCTGATTGCAGACGTCAAGGAAAAGCGTCCGGAACTCGTGTTTCTCGCCGAAGCATTCACCCGTCCGAAGATGATGCATCGCTTGGCCAAGTCCGGTTTCGATATGAGCTACACTTATTTCGCCTGGCGCTCTGCCAAGTGGGAATTCGAACAGTACCTCAAGGAACTGACGCAGTCCGATGCCAAGGAATACATGCGCGGCATCTTCTTCCCGACGACTCCGGACATTTTCCCGAAGTACCTCGCCTACAAGGGCCCGAACGCCTTCAAGCAGCGTTACTTCTTGGCCGGTACGCTTTCTAGCCTTACGGGCATGTACAACGGCTACGAGCTCTGCGAAAACATTCCGAGCCCTATCAAGGAAGAATTGCAGGACAGCGAAAAGTACCAGTACAAGGTCCACAACTGGACTGGCCCGGGCATTCAGGATTTCGTGCGCCGCGTGAATACCGCCCGTCAGGAACACATCGCCCTGCAGGAATACGACAACCTCGATTTCCATTACTGCAGCAACGACCAGCTGATGGTTTACTCCAAGAAGGCTGGCGAAGACGTTATTTTATGCGTATGCAACATGGACATGGATAACGTCCAGGAAGGCATGGTGGAACTCGACATGGGCAAGCTCGGCCTGAATCAGGACGCCTTCTACTTCTTGAAGGACTTGATTACCGACGAAAGCTTTGTCTGGCGTGGCAACAAGAACTACGTGAAACTTGACCCCGCCAAGGCTCCCGGCCACTTGCTGGTGCTCAAGAAAATCTAG
- a CDS encoding carbohydrate-binding family 9-like protein, with product MLLKPNMNWVANQGKALPTVLAEVEMTPDYFTVNFTVEEPSDCFRAEVKEDNGSSWEDSCVEIFLQNPANPAEYFNFETTCRGYLLAAHGPDRNSRTKLTQPEIDSVIRTKQLASVAGNLVCWGMTVQIPPSLFGMRTFEGVTLRGNLYKCADKSKTPHYLSAFPVETEKPDFHRPEFFHEF from the coding sequence ATGCTCTTGAAACCGAATATGAATTGGGTGGCAAACCAGGGGAAAGCTCTCCCGACGGTGCTTGCCGAAGTCGAAATGACGCCGGATTATTTCACGGTGAATTTTACTGTCGAAGAACCTTCGGACTGCTTCCGCGCCGAGGTCAAAGAAGATAACGGCTCCAGCTGGGAAGATTCCTGCGTCGAAATCTTCTTGCAGAATCCGGCGAATCCTGCCGAATACTTTAACTTCGAAACGACTTGCCGCGGCTACTTGCTGGCGGCCCATGGGCCCGATCGCAATTCGCGCACCAAGCTGACGCAACCCGAAATCGATTCGGTTATTCGCACCAAGCAACTTGCTAGCGTCGCGGGCAATCTTGTATGCTGGGGAATGACGGTCCAGATTCCGCCTTCACTCTTTGGTATGCGGACCTTTGAAGGGGTGACTCTTCGCGGAAATCTTTACAAGTGTGCCGATAAATCCAAGACGCCCCATTACTTGAGCGCCTTCCCGGTAGAAACAGAAAAGCCGGATTTTCACCGGCCTGAATTTTTCCACGAATTTTAG
- a CDS encoding acyl-[acyl-carrier-protein] thioesterase has translation MIDIYSLAKNPLVFQKQRTITSAYIDVSGKMGIAQTVLMVQDNLTENFGALKMDNFCVNEKGGYWAIYKAKFKFFKRPFWRDKVITTSFPTDNAPIRTYVNTSITTAEGEPIIFAVQEACCLDLERHRPMKLEAVDFPAEGAPEHFMDNKFSKFPVQNEEYEEVYRQKVLPQHIDMSHHMNNIEYVKLALNVFSAADLELCIPAMLELHFMGETREGQEVTVFRADKMGATYMKIEDDTGRQVFEMKIKMK, from the coding sequence ATGATTGACATTTATTCGCTTGCTAAAAATCCGCTCGTTTTCCAGAAACAGCGCACCATCACTTCGGCCTACATCGACGTCTCGGGCAAGATGGGCATTGCGCAAACCGTACTCATGGTTCAGGACAACCTCACCGAAAATTTCGGCGCACTCAAGATGGACAATTTCTGCGTGAACGAAAAGGGCGGCTACTGGGCAATCTACAAAGCGAAATTCAAGTTTTTCAAGCGTCCGTTCTGGCGCGACAAAGTCATCACGACATCGTTCCCCACGGACAACGCTCCGATCCGCACCTACGTGAACACATCCATCACGACGGCCGAAGGCGAACCGATTATTTTTGCCGTGCAAGAAGCCTGCTGCCTCGACTTGGAACGCCATCGCCCCATGAAGCTCGAAGCCGTAGACTTCCCGGCAGAAGGCGCTCCGGAGCACTTTATGGACAACAAGTTTTCGAAGTTCCCCGTACAGAACGAAGAATACGAAGAAGTCTACCGCCAGAAAGTGTTGCCGCAGCACATCGACATGTCGCACCACATGAACAACATCGAATACGTGAAGCTCGCCCTGAACGTATTCAGCGCCGCCGACTTGGAACTTTGCATTCCGGCGATGCTCGAGCTGCATTTCATGGGAGAAACCCGCGAAGGCCAGGAAGTCACCGTTTTCCGCGCCGACAAGATGGGCGCGACCTACATGAAGATTGAAGACGACACCGGCCGCCAAGTCTTCGAAATGAAAATCAAGATGAAATAG